In the genome of Mucilaginibacter sp. 14171R-50, the window ATCGTTCACCGGGGCGCTTTATACCAAGATAGGGCATTTTGAAATGGCCAACGGCGGCACCTTGTTTCTTGACGAGGTGGGTAACCTATCCTATGAGATACAGGCCGCTTTGCTGCGTACCGTTCAGGAGCGCAAAGTAAAGCGAATTGGCAGCACCAAAGAGATAGACCTTGATGTGCGCATTATTATAGCTACCAACGAAAGCCTGCAGGAGGGTATCCAAAAAGGCAAGTTCCGTGAAGACCTTTATCACCGTTTTAACGAATTTAGTATTTACATGCCGCCCTTGCGCGAACGTGGGAACGATATTATGATGCTGGCCGAACATTTTCTGAAGATTGCCAACCAGGAACTTGACCGTAACGTAACCAGTTTTGCACCCGAGGTGGTGGAGTGTTTTATGAATTACCGCTGGCAGGGAAACATCCGCGAGATGAAAAACGTGGTGCGGCGGGCTACCTTGTTAAGCGAGGGTAACGAGATCACCATGAAAACGCTGCCACTCGAGATATCGAACTTTAAGGTATCATCGTTTGAACCTGCCGGCACATTGGTTAGTACCGAAGTTAAGGAACCTAAGCACGATCTAAAAAACGCTGCCTTGGGCGCCGAGCACGAAACCATATTGAAAGTACTGCGCGAAGTAAACTTTAACAAAACAAAAGCTGCCGAGATTTTGAATATCGACCGTAAAACGCTTTACAATAAAATGAAAGCGATCAATTTGAAATAGTTATGGCCGAAGATTTAAACACCCCTGCAGATAAAACTGACCTGGATATGTTAAAGCACGATATCAAAAACCAGCTATCGAACATTCAACTGGCATTAGAGGGCTTAAGGTACGAGGTGGAGGGTATACACGGCGACTTTGAAATTTACCTGGAGAGCCTGGCCCAATCGGCGCTGAAAATTGATAAACTTCTTGACGGCTTTAAATAAAAAAATGAGACCGGGGCGCTAAAAACTTTTTGGCGCTTTTTTGTTTATATATTAGTATCACAATTAGCTTTCCGGTTTATAGATGTCTATTTTTAATTATAAGCAGCGTAATAATATAATACTGGTAAGCATTGTTGTGCTCGGTTGCTTTTTACTCTACGCTTTAAGCGACCTGTTTAGCTCAATATTGGGCGCAATCGTGCTCTTTACCATTTTCAGGCCGTTTTACCTGTACATGGTCGAGCGGCGTAAATTTAACAGTACGCTGGCCACCATCATCATTATATTAATTTCCCTCATCGTAATTGTTATCCCGTTCCTGTCGCTGAGCATTATGGTGATAGGCAAAATTGGGAGCTTAAACCGCGAGTCTATCAATATTGATAAATGGACCGAGAAGATAGACGCATTTACAGCAACTAATTTAAATCAGCCGCACTTTGCCGAAAATACCTTACAAAAGTTGGGGGCCTATGCTGCCGACCTTTTTCCATCGTTGCTGGGCAGCGCGGCCAGTATAATACTTACCTTATTGGTAATGTATTTTTTATTGTACTTTATGTTTGTGCAAATGCGCGAGTTTGAAGTAGGATTATTGAAGTACGCCCCCTTTCGGGAGCAACATGCCTTAAAATTTGCTACCGAACTGCGCAATTCAACCTATTCTAATGTTCTGGGGCAGGGTATTATCGCTATTACCCAAGGGATATTGCTGGCAATGGGCTTTTACGCGTTTGGCATACCCGATGCTATTTTTTGGGGAGTTATAGGCGCGTTCCTGTCGTTTTTGCCGGTGGTAGGGGCGCCAACTCTGTGCATACCCGCCAGCGTTATATTATTTGCAGGCGGGCACAATATTAAAGGTATATTGCTGCTTGCCTGGGGGTTATTGTTCATTGGCAACGTTGATAACGTGTTGCGTATGATAATCAATAAGCGTATTGGCAATACGCACCCTATTATATCAGTTGTAGGGGTGTTTATTGGCTTGCCCCTGTTTGGTATTCTTGGCTTGGTTTTTGGGCCGGTGTTATTATCGTATTTCTTGCTGTTGTTAGAAATATATGAAACTAACCGTATGGCGGCCGACAGGCTGGAGCGGATACGAACGGGGCCCGAAATGCAGTAGTTTTATACCGAACTGATTATGACGCGGGTAGCATCCTTTTTGAAAAGATATTTAATAATTATAAAACAAATACTCAACTTAAAAATTAATACAATATGAACGATAACACAAAAGTTATTGTCGCCCTACTGGCAGGATTAGCGGCAGGTGCGGCACTGGGAATTTTATTTGCACCCGATAAAGGTATCGAAACACGCGATAAGCTTTCAGAATCATTAAGCAATCTTGGCGATTCTATCAAAGAAACTGCCGCTAACGAAATTGATAAGCTTGTAGGCCTTAAAGATAAAGTTGTAGAGAATATAAAAAGCAAAGTAAAAGGCGCTGAAGAAGAATATCAGGACGACCTGGAGCACGCATAACTTACCGCCCGGCATATAAACCGGCTGTACTAACAAATTTATATGGAACAGGAAAAAGCAGAAACCACGCGCCCGATTGTTGACCAGCTGAAAGACTATGCTGAAACGCGCTTTAAACTTTTAAAGTATGAAGTGATTGAACGCAGCACATCAGTTTTAGCTGATATTTTAATTGATATAGTAATTATACTAAGCCTGGTATTAACCTTCTTATTCGCCAGTTTTACGCTGGCGCTGTTCCTGGCCGATGTGCTGCACTCGTACTGGCAGGGGTTTGGCTGCGTAGCTTTATTATACCTGCTTATGGCCGTTATTATAATGTTAGCAAAACGCAGTTTCGAAAGGCCGTTAATTAATGCCATGATCAGGAAGTTATTTAAATAAGCACATGGAAACACCTATCAGAAATATATTTGAGTTGCAAGCCGAGATTGGCCGTTTAAAAAATTTAGAGGCTGAACAGGCCATTGCTTTAAAAGCGCGCTTTAGCGGGCCGTCGGCCATATTTTCAACAGTCCTTTCGTTGTTCCCTAAATCGGCCGCAACCGATGGTATACAAGGTGCGGGCTTTTTTAACCAGGATTTTTTAGGGCTTTTATCAAGGTTTGTATTGCCTTTAACACTCAATAAAACCATATTCAGACATTCAAATTTTATCATCAAAACGCTGGTAGGCATTCTTTCGCAAAAAGCATCGCACTACATTAGCGAAGACTCGGTAAGCAGTGTATGGGATAAGGCTAAAAACCTTTTTGGGAATATTTTTAAAAAGAAAGTGAAAGATGATAAGGATGCCGGGATAGTTTTAGAAAAAGACGATGTACCGGCCTATCAGCCATATTAAGATCTTAAAGCCCTGTTGCGAAACACAGTTTTAACGGAAAAGGGATAGACCCACAGGGTTTATCCCTTTTTTATTTTATATGCTTCCATATCATAGCATGTCATTCGAACGTATGTGAGAAGTTTTTCGGATGACAAGCCGCAAATGCATTATCAACAAGATTTCTCCCCGCTGCTTAGAAAGGACAGCGATAGAAAACGGGGCACACACAATAATCACAAAATCCTTATTTTTGCTTTTTTATGGGAAAAGATAAAATAAGGCGCTTCGCCGAGATAGAAACATTTAGCAATGTACTGCAGTTAGATGCCGGCAAGCCGTTTAAAGGCAACTGGGCCGCAGGATTTTTTAAAAACACTAATCCGGTTGTATTAGAACTGGCCTGCGGCAAAGGCGAATACACGGTTAACCTTGCACGGATGTTCCCAGGTAAAAATTTTATCGGCATTGATTATAAAGGCAACCGTATTTGGCGCGGCGCTAAAACCGCGCTGGAAGATGGCGTTACCAACGTTGCCTTTTTGCGCATGCAGATAGAGAACCTGGTAGATTATTTTGCCGAAGGTGAGGTTGACGAGATCTGGATCACCTTCCCCGACCCGCAACCGCAGCTAAGCCGCGAGAAAAAAAGGCTTACATCTCCCCGGTTTTTAAACATGTACCATGTAGTGCTAAAACCGGGCGGCTACATTAACCTGAAGACCGATAACGATGACCTGTATGCCTACACGGCAGATAAGATAGCCGAACTCGATCTTAAACTATTTGCCAAAACCGAAGACCTTTACCACTCGGAATATGCCGATGAAGTGCTTTCTATAAAAACCTATTACGAAAAAAAATACCTGCAGCATAATAAGAATATTAATTACCTTAAATTCTCATTTTAAGCACAATGCCCGATTATAATTTTTTTGATAACGTTTATGACGTGGTAAGGCAGATACCCAGGGGCAGGGTAACATCCTATGGCGCAATTGCAGCTTACCTGGGCTCTAAACAATCATCGCGTATTGTGGGGTATGCCATGATGGCCTGCGGCACTGCAAGCCCGCCCGTGCCTGCGCATCGTGTGCTAAACAAGCAGGGGCTGTTAACAGGTAAATTCCACTTTGGCGGTAATACCATGGAGCAAATGCTGCAAAGCGAGGGGGTTGAAGTGGTAGATAACCAGGTGCAAAATTTTAAAGCGCTTTTTTGGGACCCGGCTATAGAATTGGCGCTTTAACGGCATCCCTCTTTTTGTCGGTATCGGTAAAAAGGGCGGCAATAAACCAAATTACCCCCAGCCCTAAATAGTAAGGCTTTGACCGCTCGTCGTATTGAAACAGGGTAAACGCAGAAACGATTAGCCCCAGGGATATGATCAGTTCAATAATGCGGTGAACGCCCAGTGGCACCATACGGAACATCCCAAAACTATAATCGGTAACTATGGTAAGTATCAATTGTACTGCAGCCAGCAGGTAAGTATCGGTGCTTACATTGTTGGGCATAGCAAATAAGGTAGGCGATGCAAACAGGAACAGGATCAACAGGTAATCGATAATGCCATGCAGTTTTGGCGAAATAAGTTTCATATCCCTACATATGCACAAATCACGCCAACTGTTGGCGTCAGCCTGTAATTTGCAGCAACTCCATGCGGTTACCAAACGGATCTATAAAGGCAAAGCGCCGCCGCCCGGGGATAACAGGCTCTTCCACTATTTCCACATCGTTAGCTTCCAGATGCCGGCGGGCGGCATCCACATCAATAACTTCCATAGCGGTGTGGCGTATGCTGCGTGGTAACGCGGGTTCAACACCAATATGCAGCTGCATATCGCCAATATTAAACCAATACCCGGCAGATGAGAAAAGATGATCGGGCCGGTCGATAAGCTCCAGCCCTATCACGTTTTTATAAAAATCCTTTGCTTCTTCCAGCCGTTCGGGCGGTACACATACATGAAAGTGGTCGGCGCGTTTAAAGCTGATCATTAACTTATTGGTGTTGTGCAAAGGTTAAAACATAACCGTTATTATCGAGTATGGAAAATTCCGTAGCGCCATAAAAAGTCTTTTCAAGTCCCTTAAGTACCTTCACGCTATCCTTTACCCTATCGAACAATCCGGTTATATCACTAACATTAATATACAGCAATAACGATCCGCCATCGGTGCGCTTTATCTCGGGCAGTTCATCAGCCAAACTTTCGTACGATTGGAACATCATCGTGACCTTGCCGCTGGTCATCATTGCCCAAACCAGCTCGTCGCCCGTTTCGGGTACGCTCATGGTAGTTTCGAAACCCAGCAGCTTATAAAAAGCCACGGTGGCCTTCATGTCGTTTACAAAAATATTTGGTGATAAACTTTCCATGGTGATTTTTTAATTGTATGGTAAATTTATGATTAATCGGGCGCTATCAAAATAAACATTTATACCTTTAAACACTAAATTATACATTAAATAAACTCAACAAATTCATCCCTATGGGTCAATTAATAAACGATTTTGAAGCCTATCGTACAAAAATGAACGACAGGATAATGGAAACCGCCAACACCAATATTAAACGGTTCTTCGCATTAGATACCACTACTTACGCTGATGGCGCGCTTGATGTAAAAACAAAGGAGATGCTTGGCCTTGTGGCATCAATGGTTTTGCGCTGCGATGATTGCATTAAATATCACCTTGGTAAATGCCACGAAGCCGGTGTAAAGCACGATGAAATGAACGAAGTTTTTATGATAGCCAACCTGGTAGGCGGCTCTATCGTTATTCCCCATTACCGCAGAGCAGTGGAGTATTGGGATGAACTAAGTCTTGAGTCTAAAGTCTGAAGTCTTTAGTAAAAAGGCAAGATTAATTTTATCTTTAAAACCAACGTAGATCTGTTATCATGAGTTCGTTTAGAGATTTGATTGCCTATAAGAAGTCGTTCGCGCTTGCTATGGAAATCTTTTGGCTGACAAAGACTTTTCCGAAAGAGGAGACATATAGTTTGATAGATCAGATAAGAAGGTCTTCCAGATCAGTATTTGCATGCATTGCTGAAGCTTATAAAAAAAGGAAGTACCCTAATCATTTTGCTAACAAGCTCACTGATTCTGATATGGAAAACGGTGAAACTCAGGCTTGGCTTGATGTTTCACTGGCTTGTAAATACATTACGCGAGAGAAGTATGATGAACTTAATAAACAAAGTGAAGAAGTAGGGTATTTGTTGATATACATGATTAATAACCCCGATAAATTTAAATAAGCGATGACTTTAGACTCAAGACTTTCGACTTCAGGCTTAATCCGCTGCCGCTGGTGTGGTACCGACCCGCTTTACATGGAATACCACGATAAGGAATGGGGCAAGGTAACGCACGATGATAAGGTGCTGTTCGAGTTTTTAACCCTCGAATCGGCTCAGGCTGGTTTAAGCTGGATAACCATTTTGCGCAGGCGTGATAATTACCGCCAGGCCTTCGCCGGCTTCGATGTAGAAAAGGTGGCTAAGTTTGACGGTAAGGACAAGGAACGTTTGTTGAACGACGCCGGTATCATTCGCAACCGTTTAAAGATAGATGCGGCCATACGTAACGCGCAGCTGTTTATAGCGGTGCAAAAGGAGTTTGGATCGTTTAATAATTACCTGTACAGCTTTATGCCCGATGGTAAACCTATCACTATATACAACGGCCCCCAGGTAAGCACGCCCGAATCGGACGCAATAAGCAAGGACATGAAAAAACGCGGCTTTAAATTCTTCGGCACCACTATTTGCTACGCCCACATGCAGGCCACCGGCATGGTTAACGACCATATCCCCGAGTGCAGTTTTAGGTAAAATAATATCGAACCCCGAATGTTGAACTTCGAACGCCGAAGCCCTTCATCATTTAATATTCGAAATTCTGTGTTCGATATTAACATCGTGAATTGTATTTTTGAGAAATCGGTGTAAACGCACAACAATCGGTGCAATCAACAAATAATATGAAGAAGCTTTTTCTATTGGATGGTATGGCCCTGATATACCGGGCGCATTTTGCCTTGAGTAAAAATCCGCGTTTTACTTCGGGGGGCTTAAATACTTCCGCGGTTATGGGGTTCACCAATACGCTGCTGGAAGTTTTGCGTAAAGAGAAACCCACCCACATGGCCGTGGTTTTTGATACCGATGCGCCCACCGAACGCCATACCGATTTTGAAGGCTACAAGGCACACCGCCAGGCCATGCCCGAGGATCTGAGCAAAGCTTTACCGTACATATTTAAAGTGGTTTTGGGTTTTAACATTCCGCTGATCACTTCCGATGGTTATGAAGCCGATGATATCATAGGCACCCTCGCCAAAAAAGCCGAACAGAAAGGCTATCAGGTTTACTGTATGACACCCGACAAGGATTTTGCGCAGCTGGTATCAGAAAATATCCGCATTTACAAACCCGCCCGCATGGGCAACGATATGGAAATATTGGGCGTGAAAGAAGTGCTTGAGAAATGGGAGATCGAACGCCCGGAACAAGTAATAGATATTCTTGGCCTTTGGGGCGATGCGGTGGATGGGATTCCCGGCATACCGGGCGTGGGCGAAAAAACAGCCAAAACGCTGATTAAACAATATGGCTCGGTTGAAGAGATTATAGCTCATAGCCACGAACTAAAAGGCAAATTACGCGAAAACGTGGAGCAATACGCTGAGCAGGGGCTGATGTCGAAAAAGCTGGCTACCATAAATCTAAATTCGCCTGTTGAGCTGGATGAAGCCGGGCTTGAGATGTGTGCGCCAAGTAAAGACCTGCTGGAGCCCCTGTTTGCCGAGCTGGAATTTAGAACATTAGGCCGCCGTGTATTTGGAGACGATTTTAGCATTACCGAAACCCGGGCGGTATCGGTACAAACCGACCTGTTTGGCAACCCCGTGGCCGATGGCCGTACGACACTTGAGGTTGATGTGCAGGATATATACGAAGCGCCAACACAAGTTGAGATCAAAAATATCAACACTGTTGAACATGAATATATTTTGGCCGATACCTTTGAAAAACGCGCTGAACTCATTAATATATTAAAACAGCAAAAACACTTTTGCTTTGATACCGAAACCACCGGCACCGATGCCAATCATTGCGAATTGGTAGGCTTATCATTCGCGGTGAAGCACCACCAGGGCTGGTATGTGCCCGCTCCGCACGACGAGGCGGAAGCAAAAAAGATCGTTGCCGAATTTAAACCCGTGTTTGAAGACCCTAATATTGGCAAAACGGGCCAGAACCTTAAATTCGACATACTGATGCTGAAATGGTATGATGTAGAAATGAAAGGCGACCTGTTTGATACCATGGTGGCGCATTATGTGATAGACCCTGATACCCGCCACAACATGGATATCCTGTCAGAAAATTACCTGCAATACAAGCCGGTTTCAATCACGGAGCTTATTGGCCCTAAAGGCAAGAATCAAGGTAACATGCGCGATGTGGAGATCGAGAAAATAAAAGATTACGCCGCCGAAGATGCCGATGTTACCCTGCAGCTACGCACCGTTTTTGAGCCGAAGATAAAAGAAGTAGAGGCAGAAGACCTGTTGCATAAAATCGAGAACCCGCTGATATACGTGCTGGCCGATATTGAGCACGAAGGTGTACGTATTGACCATGATACCCTGCGCGAATTTTCAAAAGAGCTAGAAACCGATATCGCTAAATTGGAGAAAACCGTATTTGAAAAAGCGGGCGTTAGGTTCAATATCGCATCGCCAAAGCAACTGGGCGAGGTGCTATTTGAGAAACTGATGCTCGACCCAAAAGCCAAAAAAACAAAGACAGGGCAGTACCAAACCGGCGAGGACGTATTGCTATCGCTTGCGGCTAAAAGCGATATTGTAAGGGATATACTGGATTTCCGTCAACTGCAAAAGCTGAAATCCACCTATGTAGATGCCCTCCCCACCATGGTGAACCCTAAAACGGGGCGTGTGCACACCAGCTATAACCAGGCGGTGGCGGCCACGGGCAGGTTAAGCTCTAATAATCCAAACCTGCAAAACATCCCCATTCGTACCGAACGGGGCCGCGAGGTGAGGAAAGCCTTTATCCCACGCGATGAGAATCACAGCATTGTATCTGCCGATTATTCGCAGATCGAGCTGCGCATCATTGCCCAGATCAGCAAAGACCCCAACATGTGCCAGGCTTTTGTAGATAATATAGATATCCACACCGCCACGGCTGCCAAAGTGTATGGGGTTGGTATAGATGAGGTGGACAGTACCCAGCGCCGCAATGCCAAAGCGGTAAATTTTGGAATTATCTATGGGCAGTCGGCCTTTGGGTTATCGCAAAACCTGGGCATCCCGCGTAAGGAAGCGGCCGAGATCATCGAAAACTATTTTGCACAATACCCCGGCATCAAGCAATACATGGCCGATACCATGAACTTTGCCCGCGAGAACGGCTACGTATGCACGCTGATGGGCCGCCGTCGTTACCTGCGCGATATTAACAGCGCCAACCAAACCGTACGCGGCTTTGCAGAACGAAATGCTATAAACGCGCCCATACAGGGCTCCGCGGCGGATATGATCAAGATAGCCATGATCAACATTCATCGCGAGTTTAAAGCCCTGAAGCTGGGTGCCCGCATGACCATGCAGGTGCATGATGAGTTGGTGTTTGACGTGCCTAACCACGAGATAGAAATTGTAAAGCCTATCATTGTGGAGAACATGAAGAACGCCATTAAAACCGAAGTGCCAATAATGGTAGAAATTGGTACAGGGTTGAATTGGTTAGAGGCGCATTAAATTATTTAAAAGCTCTTCGCAACTATTGAAGAATGTTTATCGTCTTCAAAATAGTTATCATAATTTATGAAGAAATTATTTCTCTGTTTTATTGTATTGTTTCCGATAGGCGCATTTGCGCAGAATTGCAACTGCCTGGTAAATTTTGATTACGTCACAAGCCATGTAACCGATAACTATTCCGGGTATACCGACAAGGTAAAAAACAAGAACCTGAAGGAATTTAACACTTTCACCGGGCAGTTACGCCAAAGGGCGTTAAAAGCAACCGGTACAGACTCCTGTTATGTGATATTAAAAACATGGGTCAATTACTTTAAAGACCATCATCTTAGGGTGCAATTAGATTGGCGTTACCGGGAAAAGTATCCTGAACAGATTAAACAGCTTGATAAGCTTTTTGCCGCGAAACAAACTTTACCCGGATCTGGCGAGAAATTAGATAGCCAAACGAGTATAAAGCAGTTCAACGCTAATACTATACTCATCAGGCTCCCTTCATTTGAATGGAGTGAGAAGAAAATAATCGACAGCCTTTTTAAAGCCCATCAGGAAAGTTTAAAAACAGCTCCTAACTGGATCATAGATGTTCGTGGTAACGGCGGCGGCACTGATTATGCATTCAATGCTTTACTGCCGTATATCTACGCCAATCCGATAAATATTAAACCGGATGAATATCGCTCATCAAAAGATAATATTGCCCTCTTAGAAGGCAATTTAAAGGACCCGGATATCTCCGGGCAGGCTAAAGAATTTTTGAGGAACGTAATTAGCCTGATGAAGTTACATCCAAACCAGTTTGTAAACCCCTCCGGCAAAGAGTCTTTTGAGATCAAATATGATTCCGTTTATCAATTTCCGCAGAAGATAGCGATATTAATAGACAGAAATAGTGCAAGCTCTACCGAATCGTTTTTGCTGACGGCGATGCAAAGCAAAAAAGTAAAAGTTTACGGTGAAAACTCGGCAGGTATATTAGATTATGGCAGCTATCAGTATTTTGATATTCCCTGTGCTGACCTTAATCTTGTTATTCCCATTGCAAGGTCAAAAAGGTTGCCTCAATATCCTATAGACAACACCGGGATCGCCCCAAATGTGAAGATCGATGTAAAAGAGAGGGACAAAATTAAGTATATTCAAAAACGGTTGGAGAAATAAGGGTTGGGGAATCCTACCTGTATGATCAGTGCATCAAATCATTAACAAATTCATAATTAACCCTGCGCCGCAATTTATATTAATGCCGAAATTGCAATTAACCTCTGTATCTGATTAAATAATATCACTTTTTTAAACACATTTTTAAAATTATGTGTTTGTTCATTTGGGGAAATGTTTAGTACCTTAACCCTTATATAATCCCAAATGAGAATTTTCCACCTGAGCGCCGAATGCTATCCTATTGCTAAAGTAGGGGGGCTTGCCGATGTGGTTGGCGCATTGCCTAAATATCAGAATTTGTCAGGCTTACAGGCGGCCGTTGTAATGCCTTTTTACAACCGTAAGTTTGTTGTTGACAATACGTTTGATGTTGTTTTTCAGGGTGCAACTTTGCTGGGCACGCGGCGTATTTATTTCGAGATTTTAAAAGAACAAACTGATAAACTTGGCTTTGAGCTGTATCTAGTAAAAATACCCGGCCTGCTTGACAGGGAAAATGTATACAGCTACCCGGATGAAAAAGAGCAGTTCATCGCTTTCCAGATAGCGTTTTTAGATTGGATAAACTGGAGCGGCCAAACGCCCGATCTGATACATTGCCACGATCACCACTCGGGCCTGGTGCCGTTTATGATGTACCACTCAAACCTGTACCGCCGGCTGGCCCATATACCCACCATATTTACCATACACAACGGACAGTATCACGGTGCGTTTGGCTGGGAGAATTTAAATTACCTGCCCGAAATTGATTTTTATAAAACCGGCCTGCTGGACTGGAACGGCGGGATTAACCCGCTGGCATCCGCAGTAAAATGCTGCTGGAGATACACCACCGTTTCGCCGAGTTACCTGCACGAACTTAGTGTTAACTCAAACGGGTTGGAGTATTTGTTTTATGTAGAAAGGGATAAAGGCGTAGGCATTATCAACGGCATTGATACCGACGTTTGGGAGCCCGAAACCGACCCGATGCTGGCAGCGCATTTTGATGCGTCAACGGTTACCGAGGGCAAGCAAAAAAACAAGGATATTTTGTGCGACAGGTTTGGGTTATCTGCAGATAAGCCGCTGGTAGCGTTCATAGGCCGCCTGGTAGGCGAGAAGGGGTCAGATATGCTGCCTGAAGCAATTGAAAAGAGCGTTAAAGAACATGGCGATAAGGTCAACTTTTTGATACTTGGCGCCGGGGAAAGCGCAACGGAACAAGCATTAACTTTGTTAAAAGAACAATACCCGCAAAACGTAAATGTATTTATTGGGTACGACGAAGCGTTGGCGCATTTAATTTATGCCGGCGCCGATTTCCTGCTGATGCCATCGCGAGTGGAGCCTTGTGGCTTAAACCAGATGTATGCCATGCGTTATGGCACTATGCCGCTGGTACGCAGCACAGGGGGCCTGAAAGATACCGTAATAGATTTTGGCGAAGAAGGTGGTTACGGCATACGATTTGAAGAAGTAACTGTAGAAGATATTTGCACGTCGGTGGCCCGTGCAGTTGTAGTATATAAAGACAGCCGCAAAATGCAAGCATTACGCAAGCGCATGATGGCCCTCGATTTTTCGTGGGCACGCTCGGCAAAAGAATATATAAACCTTTATGAAAGTTTAATTCCAAAGATATGACATCAAAAGTAATCAGTATTGTACTTGGAGGCGGCCAGGGTAGCCGTTTAGCACCACTTACATTAACCCGTTCAAAACCGGCAGTGCCAATTGCGGGCAAATATCGTTTGGTGGATATCCCCATCTCTAACTGTTTGCACTCAAATATCAGCCGTATATTTGTGTTAACGCAGTTTAACTCGGCATCGTTAAACAAACACATCAAAAACACTTACCATTTCAGCACGTTCAGCACGGCTTTTGTTGATATTTTGGCTGCAGAGCAAACGCCAACCAGCGGCGGATGGTTCCAGGGTACGGCCGATGCGGTTAGGCAAAGCCTGCATCACCTGGCTACGCACGATTTTGAATACGTGCTGATATTATCAGGCGATCAGCTGTATCAGATGGATTTTGAGGAGATGATACAAAAGCATATTGATACAGGTGCGGATATATCTATAGCCACCATTCCCGTACACGCGAATGATGTGCCGGGCTTTGGGATTCTTAAAACGGATGAAAACAGCATGATAACCGCCTTTATTGAAAAGCCTAAAAAGGATTTCGAGAGCTGGGCATCTGAAGTGAGTGATGAGATGAAAGCAGAGGGGCGTGTTTACCTGGCATCAATGGGTATATACCTGTTTAACCGTAAATTACTATACGAGTTGTTGGAAGGAAACGATGATCCGGACTTTGGGAAAGAAATCATCCCGCAGGCCATCACCGGCCACAAAGTTTTAAGCTATCAGTACGAAGGCTATTGGACAGATATCGGGACTATCCCTTCGTTTTTTGAAGCTAACCTGGGCCTTACTGATGACATTCCAAAATTCGACCTGTTTAATAAGAACCAGATATACACACGCGCGCGTATGTTGCCCCCTACAAAAATATCGGGTACACTAATAGACCGTTCTATTATTGCCGATGGCTGTATCATCAATGCCGCGCACATTATCCATTCCATAATTGGTATACGTACCCGCATTGGCGTGGCCAGCGAAATTGAAAGCTGTTATGTAATGGGTAGCGACAATTATCAAACCCTTGAAGATATAGCCGAG includes:
- a CDS encoding carboxymuconolactone decarboxylase family protein; protein product: MGQLINDFEAYRTKMNDRIMETANTNIKRFFALDTTTYADGALDVKTKEMLGLVASMVLRCDDCIKYHLGKCHEAGVKHDEMNEVFMIANLVGGSIVIPHYRRAVEYWDELSLESKV
- a CDS encoding four helix bundle protein — protein: MSSFRDLIAYKKSFALAMEIFWLTKTFPKEETYSLIDQIRRSSRSVFACIAEAYKKRKYPNHFANKLTDSDMENGETQAWLDVSLACKYITREKYDELNKQSEEVGYLLIYMINNPDKFK
- a CDS encoding DNA-3-methyladenine glycosylase I — encoded protein: MTLDSRLSTSGLIRCRWCGTDPLYMEYHDKEWGKVTHDDKVLFEFLTLESAQAGLSWITILRRRDNYRQAFAGFDVEKVAKFDGKDKERLLNDAGIIRNRLKIDAAIRNAQLFIAVQKEFGSFNNYLYSFMPDGKPITIYNGPQVSTPESDAISKDMKKRGFKFFGTTICYAHMQATGMVNDHIPECSFR
- the polA gene encoding DNA polymerase I, whose protein sequence is MKKLFLLDGMALIYRAHFALSKNPRFTSGGLNTSAVMGFTNTLLEVLRKEKPTHMAVVFDTDAPTERHTDFEGYKAHRQAMPEDLSKALPYIFKVVLGFNIPLITSDGYEADDIIGTLAKKAEQKGYQVYCMTPDKDFAQLVSENIRIYKPARMGNDMEILGVKEVLEKWEIERPEQVIDILGLWGDAVDGIPGIPGVGEKTAKTLIKQYGSVEEIIAHSHELKGKLRENVEQYAEQGLMSKKLATINLNSPVELDEAGLEMCAPSKDLLEPLFAELEFRTLGRRVFGDDFSITETRAVSVQTDLFGNPVADGRTTLEVDVQDIYEAPTQVEIKNINTVEHEYILADTFEKRAELINILKQQKHFCFDTETTGTDANHCELVGLSFAVKHHQGWYVPAPHDEAEAKKIVAEFKPVFEDPNIGKTGQNLKFDILMLKWYDVEMKGDLFDTMVAHYVIDPDTRHNMDILSENYLQYKPVSITELIGPKGKNQGNMRDVEIEKIKDYAAEDADVTLQLRTVFEPKIKEVEAEDLLHKIENPLIYVLADIEHEGVRIDHDTLREFSKELETDIAKLEKTVFEKAGVRFNIASPKQLGEVLFEKLMLDPKAKKTKTGQYQTGEDVLLSLAAKSDIVRDILDFRQLQKLKSTYVDALPTMVNPKTGRVHTSYNQAVAATGRLSSNNPNLQNIPIRTERGREVRKAFIPRDENHSIVSADYSQIELRIIAQISKDPNMCQAFVDNIDIHTATAAKVYGVGIDEVDSTQRRNAKAVNFGIIYGQSAFGLSQNLGIPRKEAAEIIENYFAQYPGIKQYMADTMNFARENGYVCTLMGRRRYLRDINSANQTVRGFAERNAINAPIQGSAADMIKIAMINIHREFKALKLGARMTMQVHDELVFDVPNHEIEIVKPIIVENMKNAIKTEVPIMVEIGTGLNWLEAH
- a CDS encoding S41 family peptidase, which translates into the protein MKKLFLCFIVLFPIGAFAQNCNCLVNFDYVTSHVTDNYSGYTDKVKNKNLKEFNTFTGQLRQRALKATGTDSCYVILKTWVNYFKDHHLRVQLDWRYREKYPEQIKQLDKLFAAKQTLPGSGEKLDSQTSIKQFNANTILIRLPSFEWSEKKIIDSLFKAHQESLKTAPNWIIDVRGNGGGTDYAFNALLPYIYANPINIKPDEYRSSKDNIALLEGNLKDPDISGQAKEFLRNVISLMKLHPNQFVNPSGKESFEIKYDSVYQFPQKIAILIDRNSASSTESFLLTAMQSKKVKVYGENSAGILDYGSYQYFDIPCADLNLVIPIARSKRLPQYPIDNTGIAPNVKIDVKERDKIKYIQKRLEK